The Lacerta agilis isolate rLacAgi1 chromosome 14, rLacAgi1.pri, whole genome shotgun sequence sequence gtataaagtaatagaaattagatcatgtggagggtttgagggaagtcatggccctaaagggccaaaatgttaaatgaatggaaagataaatgtgaaagtttttctcaatgtatttatataaaaacaataaaaaatatattaaaaagaaatattcattAAACAATAATGTTTCACAGCTTTCCTGTAGAAATGGTTGTAAAATAGGAAATTTCATTTACCAATATTGAAAGCAGTTCCTATCCCAGAAAGGAAGCTTAATATCAACTGAAGGTGCTAATATAATATAACCTAGTTAACACACCTAGGaatatagtaaaaaaaacaacaactctagaATTTGGGTGATAAAGTAAGTTGCTGTCCATGCAATCCATGAAGTTTTCAGATTTAGTGGTAAGATGAAGATATGCTGGTTAGCTATTTATAATATAGTTCATGATGAaacacttgtacagtggtacctcggtttaagaacagccctgattacgaactattcggtttaccaactacgcaaaaccagaagtagtgtcctggtttgtgaactttatcTCGGTCTAATAATGGAAGCTGAACTGTTGAAGGGCACctgcggcgggaggcctcattagggaaagcgtgcctcagtttaagaacagttttggtttaagaacggacttctgaaatggattaagttcgtaaactgaggtacatTCTGAAATATATGGAATTAAGTAGTTGTAAGATAGCTAATGCGACTAGTTGGTGCCAATGATAACACAGCAAATTAAGATACACCAAAGCAAATGGgaggttgttgttcttgttaatCCGGGTGTTTGTCACCTTCTTCCagcacagcaacagcaacagaccATTCACCTTTCCATGatctccatctcttcctcttgATATTGCAATCTCCATCACAGATGTTACAAATgcttgtatttgtattgtatttgtattgtaaatATATTTCACAAATAATAAATGGTATTGGGGAAAGAAGGAGGCAGTTGGTAGCTGACGGCTGGTTGGCTATTCTGTGAGTTGCATCTTTGACTGAGAACGTGGGAGTGTGGTGACTTCAAGCAGACACTTTCTGGAGGAGTTTTAGAGGACAGGAAAGCTATGGATTAATAGCTTATGCTCTGCTATGAAAGAgctttgaaaacaaaaaggaCTAAATCAATTCCACCTTGGGCTCAAGTATTATATATATGAATAATACTTGTTCAGCTGTTGACAACCTGACAAGCAAAGATTTGTCTTCAAGTCTTCTGTAAGGCGTCTATTTCTTCTCAAATAGCTAACAACAAACATGCTCCCAATATAGTTGATATACAGCATACAGTCCTTTACCTGTCTGgtttgaaatcttcccttctggaggAGTTTTAGAGGACAGGCAAGATATGGATTAATAGCATATGCTCTACTATGAAGGAgctttgaaaacaaaaaggaCTAAACCATCTCTTGGGTTCAAGGGACAGAaacatattacacacacacacacacacacacacacacagagagagagagagagagagagagagagagatattatatatatatatatatgatacttGTTCAACTGTTGACAACCTGACAAGTAAAGATTTATCTTCAAGTCTAACATGCTCTCAATACAGTTGATATACTATAGCATATTGTCCCCTACCTGTCTGGTTTGAAATCTTTCCTTCCGGACATGGAGtacaatcatagcaacaaaatggttccccctcttttctttgtcTGCTGTAACCTGGATGGCAGTGGTCATTACACAAGGCAAGGGGCACCACCTACCCATGAAAGAGAAGGTATTGCATGTATTCTATGGTATTCTTGTTTGCTCTTTGCCTTTTCATCAACAGGCTGCTGCATTGAAATAAGGCACCCAGAgtatttgtttcttaaaaaaaatttaatCAGCACCACTAACTTTAcaatggttaaaacaaaataaaaaatagaaaattccttccagtagcaccttagagaccaactaagtttgttcttggtatgagctttcgtgtgcatgcacacttcttcagatacactgaaacagaagtcaccagacccttatatacaatCACCAATAATTGTGGATATTCAACCCAATATAAAAGATAAATTCgaaaattgtagcattggaagggactctgaggaccATTTATTCCaaacccccacaatgcaggaatatacagctgtcctaaagggatcaaacctgtgaccttggcattatcagcaccatgctgtaaccaactgagccagTCAGCCAGTAAATGGTTCAGGGAAAGAAAATGTGCAAGACAATGGATCTACTGATATGTGTTTCCCTTTtataatatgtttttaaaaatgagaagtgGCAACTTGGTACCTTTAAAGAAATGAATCACAGAAATGAAACTAAAGTTTCTTAAGAAGCACAATATTGCATTGCATGCTTTCTGTGCTTGTTGCATGTGGATGTCATCATTATAAAACATTTGTTTAATGATTGGATTTTTAACTCACAATACACATTATGAAAAATAACTTATGAAACATGGCAACAACAGAAATCAATGCAGCTAAATGGGACTTCTTCCACAGGGTGTAAATGATTATGAAAGAAATTGGGTGAATGTCTATCTATAGACCACATGTCCTGCAATTGGGTCCTACCTGGTTAAAACTCTGGTGCCAGGTAATGATCTTTTCATCAATGGAGAAATCACTGCCCAGTGGAGCTAGAGGATCCATCTTCCCAACTTTTACTCTTAAGAAGGACTTATTTGGGAAAGTCACCCAGTTGATAATATCAAATCCACCTTCTAGCTCATGTTTCTCATTAAAGAACAAGGTGTCCCCCACACTGTTGTTGAACAAGATATTCCTCAGGAAAGGTTGAAGctaaagaggaagaaagagaatagTAAATTGGGTAGAAATAGAGCACAAACCACAAAACCTCTTTTTTTCTCATGCTGGGTTAAATTCACAGTATTTGTTGAAACTCCCCATGAGTTTTAATGGGAGACATACCTGCCCAGATCCCATTTTAGAAACTAAGAAGTATTTTTTTTGCCAAGAAGTAGCTGCCTTCATTGAaggtaagtaaaccattttagtTTCCCAAATTTCTGTGGCTTATTCTTAGCAACAGGTAGAAACTGAAGAAGGATCAGCAGAACACAAATGAACAGGTATAAATTGTGGAATTTCCTAATTCCTAGCTTCTAGGACGGGGCAAATTGCATAAGTGGTTTTACTCTGCTAAAAAACGGACTTCACAGCCTGTTTGGTCTCATATTTTCCACACACATGTTGGACAGGAGGCTTAAATTTTAATTTACAGATTTAAACATCAATCCACATCCATCAAACCTAAGTTCAACATTTCCATTcaactcttttcagcacctgctaaaaatgttCAAGCATTGCAGTGTTGGCAATACATTTGGACAAATAATTTAATACAACAGAAACTCCTGAACTGCTTATCGAATTTCACCAAAAAAATGAAAGTGTTTGTTCCTTGACAAACCAGAATAAAGTACAACAGTAGTTTTTATGACAATTGGATAGAAATATATGGCATGTTTTGGTAGAAAAAAAGGTTTGTTGctttttagtcatttagtcgtttctgacttttcatgaccccatggaccagagcatgccaggcactcctgtcttccactgcctctcacagtttggtcagactcatgttggtagcttcgagaacactgtccaaccacctcgccCTCTGttgtacccttctccttgtgccctcaatctttcccaacaccaggggcTTTTCCAAGGAGTCATCTCTTcaaatgaggtggccaaagtattagagcctcaacttcaggatctgtcctttcagtgagcactcagggctgatttccttaagaatggataggtttgatatttttgcagttgatgggactctcaagagtctccttcagcaccataattcaaaaaaatCAATTTGTTAGCAATTTAAACTTAAATGTGGTATTTAATATTAGATCTCACTGAAATTTGAACCATCTATTAATAGCATCAGAAATATGTAACAAATATCCTTCATTTCTGACAAGATGACTTTTTATTAGAAATAGATTTCTGCAGCTTATATTCAAGGAACAATGTGTTTGATTCTCACCTTCACTAGGAGCACTTCTGTGCccttataataataaatacatacaacTTTCAAAAGAACCAAATGAAAAAGCAACATTCTATGTGGATGTGGAAGCTTCTGAATGTTCTCTCCAAGATTTAGTCTTATGCTTGggctattcatttaaaaaaaaaaaatgatctgCTTCCCATGCTAGACATTACCTGGAAATGTGTCTTTTGAGATCTCAGATATTTACCAAGCACCATCTCTCCGTGTTCGGTTCTGGAAGCcaacatggcatgcaaagcatgtgccacagcatagacGGCATTGTAGATGCTGTAACTTTGGCTGGTCATCTGCATTTCAAAAAAAGCCCCAGGAAGGCTCTCCAACTTCTCCTTACCAGTGCAGGATTCCTCCTCTGTCTCCATATCTAGAAATTGGCAACCAAATGCTTGTTGCCAGAACAACCTGATAAAGCCATCAGCCTCAGAGTAAGGATTTAGGTTCAGGAGAAAATGGTGGAACCCCTTAACCTCACTGGAATGAATGGCAAAGGATAAGGCACCATGGAAGTTTTTTATATCCAGATCTTTGTGGTATGGTTCCGATGAGAAATCCCAGTCAGCGGTCATAATCCACACTTTGTTTATGGGACTCACATTCATCATTTTGCCTATTAGTAGTAGCCATTGAAATCCTGACATGGTGTTTTTGTCTGCATTGACAACAAATACACTGACGTTTCTTGTGCTTAGAGACTCAGCCATATTCTGATAGTTCTCCATCATCCCCAAATCACTAAGAAACGTGTGGGCTACCAATCTCTCAGCGACAGCTATACAGATGTCATTCCGGGAAAGCTGGCGTGTCAACATTTTCACAAACGTTTCTCCTTTATCGTCAGCTGTGACAAATATCCCAACCCACTTCCACTGGAAATAGAGAAGAAGCTGAACAATGCCAGTGTATTGATGTTCTTCACTGGGGGCCATTTGGTACCAGGAATGAATATGCTCTTTTTCACTCACCGCTGGAGTAAATGAAGAATAGGTGATCTAGCGAAGAACAGAGGGATTTTTAAATCACCAGGTAGGATATTTATGTGTCTTTAAATAATCAAACACATTTTTAGTACATCATGTTTCAGCAGAGGAAGAGATTGGGACCAGAACCATTCAATTAGCTCAGATGACATGTGGGTTTTATTTAAGTACTCATTAAATACTTTAGGTTTTCCATTTAAGTTGGCAATCTCAATAACTTTCTGAGTTTAAGGATTGATTTTTGAATTTGCTTTTTCCTCATCCCTGGTCCTCATTTTCCTACTTTAGCCATTTCTTATAAGGCAGTAGTGGCTGGTGGAGCAGGTCAGGGGAACTTATTTGGCCTCTTGGGACAAGAGTCTCTGAGATGTACTGGGAAGGTAAAAAGGTAGGGAGCAGTTGGAACAGTGCAGATGCATTATGCTGAGTGCTGGAGTGGATACATTGGTGCGTTTTCATCACACCAACCTAGCTCTTCACCCTTATACCTTTCCCTCTGATTACACCACACCAGAAATGGTGCTGAGTAGTCAGCCTTGCTGGTAAATGAGCTGATTTCCACATGATACTTCAGAGAAAAATTTGGAGAATCTTCGAAAGAAGGGGTTCTCAAACATTCACATTTTTTTCTACCCACAGGTTCCATTTACATGGCTGAAAATTACTGAGGCCCAACAGTCATATGGCAAACAGGCAGAGTTTGCCATTATCAACTGGCAATTCCTGACAGATAACTAATTCATCTCTGAAAATGGATGAATTCATTCTACAGATAACTAATTCATCTCTGAAAATGGATGAATTCTTTGTCACAgtattttccttctgaaaaaagGGGTTCCTTAGCTCAGCtttcttctaaactaagttcACACATTCGTTATGGAGGTTTTGTGACTCAGTCAATGTATTTTAGAATTATTTGCTGATCCACGGGTTCTAAGTGAataaaacatattattattattattattattattattattattattatttcattctcAGCTCCACATACTCCTCAAAGTcatttcatcatcacattctcctttcacacACCACTATGTTAAAGAATGGATATGCTCCCGTTGAATTTTATCTTGAGGGGACAAGAAGCCGCACAGCAAAGACTTTGACTCCAAAGTTTGGTCTCCTCAATATTGTGATGGATCCTTTCCTTAAAAGGGAATTGTTTGACATTTACCTTGTCCTGATCAGTATCAGCTACGACAGGGTGTTGGAAGAATCCCTTTATGCACACGAACTTTTAGGAGTCCCTAAACCAAAAGAATCTACATCGGGACTCTTGAAAGCCAGGAAAATCCTGAGTGATGATTTTGGAAGCGTACACATATTTTTTGGACAGCCTGTATCACTCAGATCGTTGGCAGCTGGGAGAATCGATACCTGTTCATTTAACTCGGTTCCAAGGCATATTCCCCAAAAGCCATCTGAGGAAATCCAGCAATTTGCCTGTGATGTAGCCTACAAAATGGAACTCCTACAAATAGAAAACATGGTTCTGAGCCCATGGATATTAGTTGTTGCTGTCCTACTCCAGAATTTACCAGCCATAGATTTTTTGAGCTTCTGGTTGAAAAGACACTTTGGCTAAAAGGTTTaaaagggagagccagtgtggtgtagtggttaagagcggtagactcgtaatcaggggaaccaggttcgcgtctccgctcctccacatgcagctgctgggtgaccttgggctagtcacacttctttgaagtctctcagccccactcacctcacagcgtgtttgctgtgagggaggaagggaaaggagaatgttagccgctttgagactccttcgggtagtgataaagtgggatagcaaatccaaactcctcttcttcttcttcttcttcttcttcttcttcttcttcttcttcttcttcttcttcttcttctttctttttcttccactccTCCCTGATCACTTTACACTCACTTCTTGCTTATACAAAAATTTAAATCACTCATCCATTTCCTTTGTATTCTGAGCTTAATATACATTTACTAATAAATTTATTTACTAATAAATATTAATCTTTTATCCCACTTTCCAATTTCCTTTAATtccaatacccatcaactttaaCATCCCTCCCCATAAACCTTCCCCATCTCCAAACCACATTGACAGTGATCCAAACTAAGGGTTTTGTCATGGCAAGTGAGGGGGAACTGGTCTGGCTTTGGCACTGAGGACAATCCACTGGTGGATCTGTTGTTTGAGAAATTCTGTCATACAGATTAAAATTCCGATTTCTTCATAACATACACCTTCAGTGTCCTGCTAAGGGAGTGGATCTTAATTTCTCCTAGTCATGGCGTACTGAATGCAGAAAGAACAGGGaagtttcattattatttttaaatttaataaataaatgaatgagcaagaaatatttgttttagcctgccaaaaaaaacaattctccctttcttctccccctcccaatgcCCTGGGAATATACAGTAAGACTAAATCATGTACAACAGTTGTGGAGCCTTCATTCCAGCCACACTCTTCCTACCTGTAGAATCTTATAAAGGTCCAAGATGGAGGCCATGTGGCTTGAAGTTTCAGAGTCAAGGCCCCCAATGGCAGCTATCAGGTTCTTCTCAACATCACACTTGTAGTTGGGGATGGTTTTCCTATGATGAGAGATGAGGTTCAAAGTATTGTGATAAGTCATCCTTGCATCACAGTAGCTGTCATAGATCTGGAACCCCAAAGTGATGTTGGATAAAATGTTCAGGTTCTCGTTGATCTCATTCACAGCAAAGACTAAGGAAAGGACATGCTGGTAGTTCTTTGGCACTGCGCTGAAACAATAGAGAGATTATGCATGTGGTGggttttcctgcttctgctggaCAGACCTCATGTTTTGAAAGtggataaacacacacaaacacacacattatccCACAAGATTCAAATTGGAGGACATGCACTAAAACTGAATTTTGAAAGATCCAGGGGAGACAGAAGAAAGTAAACACTTAGGTAAGCTATGAAATTTATTCCCACAAGTGTTAGCGATGGCCACCCACTTATATGACTTTAAATGAAGATTTGACATTTGTAATGAGGGAGATAGCTACTAACCACTATGGCTATGTTCTCTCCCCACTGTTGGAGGCACTTTGCCTTtgaatcccagtttctgggaATAGGATCTGAGAAGACTGCTGTAATGCTCAGgacttgcttgtgggtttctcatggCCAACTGGTTGACTACTGTGAGATCATACTATAGGGCTATATAAGCCTTTGTCCggacccagcagagcttttcttacATTTGCTAATTGTTATGACCTCTTTGTGGAGAAGAGAATGAAATGTATGGCACAGTTGCTGAAGGGCAGAGTATGAAAAAAGTGCAGAAGGAAAAAATATGGCTGCAGATCAAATATGAATTTCCAAGGTTGTAAGTGTTTTAGTTTTCAAAACGTTTCAGGAAATCTGAACTAGTTAGGTTTGCCTTTTAATGTAAATTGAGCTAATGTTCTCCCCTATTCCTATTTATGGACAGTCAATTTACTGATGGTTTGCCTGTCCTCTCTACTACAAATCCTACTAGACAGTTGCCAACAATGAGGAGACTGCTTTCtgatcataaaggtaaaggtaaagggacccctgactctggggttgtgatgctaatctcactttactggccgagggagccagcgtacagcttctgtgtcatgtggccagcatgactaagccacttctggcaaaccggagcagcgcactgaaatgccatttaccttcccatggGGGTGGTaccttttatctacttgcactttgacgtgcttttgaactgctaggatggcaggagatgagacagagcaatgggagctcactctttTGCGGgctttgaactgccaaccttctgattggcaagcactaggctctgtgattttgaccacagcgccacccgtgtccctttcgGACCACACTATCATCTTTATTAtctaattttaattatttatgtACATAACCAGGAGCTTTCCtcccaaaagaataaaaatcaCGTCCTTACGCATATTCATCATCAGTTGTTCCCTTTGGCTTTTCCTTAAAGTCTATTGAAGTGAAGACAGGTGCAATGAATTGTGAAGTGATGCCACCAATAACAAAGTGCCCCAGCTGATAATACTGGAGTTGGGCATGGAGGGGGTCAATCACACAATGCAATGCAGAACGTGCAAAAATTAGAGGGAACACCATGAGTAGGGCCCAGAAGGGTAAACTCAGCATTTTTGAGCTGAGGATCTTCTGTAAACCATAAATCACCTGTTTCAGTCTAAAATGTCAGCATACCTTCTGCCCTGTTGCCCTCAGCAGCTCAAGTCTCTGTGTATAAATAAATGGTAGAATAGCTGTCATTGGCAATGGGGTGCTGTTTTTATAAACATTCTGCTTTTTCTCCATGGCATATGGGCTTCAAAATACCTTATGGATATTGCTAGAGAAAAAATGAACGGCTGTGTGTTAAGATAATAACATGGTACacattcccggggggggggggttccaaggTCTGTGGCACCATGTGCAGCAGAAACATTGAAGAAAATATGTTTTGCACCCTTGAGAAGATATTATCTGTTACATTGCAGATCAGGCTGAGCACCTGGTTTCAGGAAGATCTGAATGAAAATAATAGTGGATTAGCCAGGCCATGAGAGAAAATGGAAAGGCTGGTGTTCCATTATGCTCCAGAGAAGGGAATGTTCCACAGTATAGCATTAAGCACTTTGTTGCTCATTGTCAGGCTGCAAGAAAATCCCCTCTCTCTGTTGTCTGATGTTGTAAGCAGAACCAGGCACAGTGCTTGCAGTAATCAACTTTATTGCTCAGTAATCAAGGAGTCAGTACATGGCACATCCATCAGTTAAGCAGAAGCTAAAGTTTTGTCCTCTCTCCCCAATATTTATACCTCCGTCCCTGCATTTTTCCACTGTGACTCAGCTTTTCTTAATCATTCTAGCCTTTTTTGACCCTTATTTCCAGCACtgagagtgggggaggggaaggagctgAATCAGGACTCTATTGCAGAATAGGAGACACAGCCCTCGCTCCTTCTCTCTCAGTGTCTGTGGCTACCTCAAGCCTCTCCCCTTCACCCTCACTCTGTGCTGACTATCTGCTGTGTGGACTATCAGGACTTACCTCAGAGGATGCCAGGGATCAGGACAAGGCCTCTTTCTTATCTCCCCGAGGGGTTAGGTTTTCAAATCTAACTAATCTGTGATGCACAGATGGGGCATCTGCATGACATGTCAACACACCCCATAGTGCGTGAGAATGATGTCAGGACACCCCACGGCATGTGTGCACGGCCTGATGATGTCACATTGCCCAGGCACACCCGATCACAGGGGCAAGGCAGCATGCATGACCAGTGACAAATAACCCCGGGGGGGGCAAGATACTTGAGATGGTGGTTGCATTCCAGCTCTAGGTACACTTAGAGGAGACTGAATGTCTAGATCATTTTCAGTTTGGTTTCAGGCCTGGTCAAGGCAACTATACTGACTTGGTTGCCCTGGCTAATGACATTTtcaggagagagaaggaaggagtgcAGCCCACCTCACTGTTCTTGGTTGTCTATTTGTTCT is a genomic window containing:
- the LOC117057382 gene encoding vomeronasal type-2 receptor 26-like, with amino-acid sequence MAPSEEHQYTGIVQLLLYFQWKWVGIFVTADDKGETFVKMLTRQLSRNDICIAVAERLVAHTFLSDLGMMENYQNMAESLSTRNVSVFVVNADKNTMSGFQWLLLIGKMMNVSPINKVWIMTADWDFSSEPYHKDLDIKNFHGALSFAIHSSEVKGFHHFLLNLNPYSEADGFIRLFWQQAFGCQFLDMETEEESCTGKEKLESLPGAFFEMQMTSQSYSIYNAVYAVAHALHAMLASRTEHGEMVLGKYLRSQKTHFQLQPFLRNILFNNSVGDTLFFNEKHELEGGFDIINWVTFPNKSFLRVKVGKMDPLAPLGSDFSIDEKIITWHQSFNQVVPLALCNDHCHPGYSRQRKEGEPFCCYDCTPCPEGKISNQTDMDDCFQCQEDQYPNRERNECIPKKENFLSYEAPLGLSLALLSLAFYATTTLVFGIFIKYQNTPIVKANNRNLTYTLLISLQLCFLCSLLFIGRPQLLACNLRQTAFGIIFSVAVSSVLAKTLTVVLAFMATKPGSKMRKWVGKRFSTSIVLGCASVQASICIIWLCTDPPFPDLDMHSLPEEVIVECNEGSANMLYYVLSYMGSLALVSFIVAFFARKLPDTFNEAKFITFSMLVFCSVWLSFVPTYLSTKGKYTVAVEIFSILASSSGILGCIFFPKCYIIVFKPELNSKEQLKKRNK
- the LOC117057384 gene encoding LOW QUALITY PROTEIN: dihydroxyacetone phosphate acyltransferase-like (The sequence of the model RefSeq protein was modified relative to this genomic sequence to represent the inferred CDS: deleted 2 bases in 1 codon), with the protein product MLKNGYAPVEFYLEGTRSRTAKTLTPKFGLLNIVMDPFLKRELFDIYLVLISISYDRVLEESLYAHELLGVPKPKESTSGLLKARKILSDDFGSVHIFFGQPVSLRSLAAGRIDTCSFNSVPRHIPQKPSEEIQQFACDVAYKMELLQIENMVLSPWILVVAVLLQNLPAIDFELLVEKTLWLKGLKGRASVV